Proteins encoded within one genomic window of Agelaius phoeniceus isolate bAgePho1 chromosome Z, bAgePho1.hap1, whole genome shotgun sequence:
- the FXN gene encoding frataxin, mitochondrial: MWRAGAAGAVRAAGRAAAAAAAGARQRGGTGDAPKAGTAAAGSGCTQLQYYSDVKSRTAWFMNLRNAGTLSDTSSLDETTYEKLAEETLDSLADFFEDLADKPFTPEDYDVSLGSGVLTIKLGGDMGTYVINKQTPNRQIWLSSPTSGPKRYDWTGRNWVYSHDRVSLHELLSKEFSTALKTKLDLSCLIYSGKEDT; the protein is encoded by the exons ATGtggcgggcgggggcggcgggcgccGTGCGCGCCGCGggacgggcggcggcggcggcggcggccggggcgCGGCAGCGCGGCGGCACCGGGGACGCCCCGAAGGCGGGCACAGCCGCCGCCGGCAGTGGCTGCACG CAATTACAATATTATTCAGATGTGAAGAGCAGGACTGCTTGGTTCATGAATTTGAGAAATGCAGGAACTCTGAGTGACACAAg CTCTTTAGATGAGACAACCTATGAGAAACTGGCTGAAGAAACACTGGACTCCTTAGCAGATTTCTTTGAGGACCTGGCAGATAAACCTTTTACCCCAGAAGATTATGATGTCTCTCTAGGG AGTGGAGTACTAACAATTAAATTGGGTGGAGACATGGGAACATACGTAATCAATAAGCAAACACCAAACCGGCAGATTTGGCTGTCCTCACCCACTAG tggGCCCAAGCGCTATGACTGGACTGGACGGAATTGGGTGTATTCTCATGACAGAGTATCTCTTCATGAACTACTATCAAAAGAGTTTTCAACAGCTTTAAAAACTAAATTGGATTTGTCCTGCTTAATATATTCTGGGAAAGAAGATACTTGA